Proteins from one Falco naumanni isolate bFalNau1 chromosome 10, bFalNau1.pat, whole genome shotgun sequence genomic window:
- the CD40 gene encoding tumor necrosis factor receptor superfamily member 5: MNRLGVLGLVGAVLLGCWEPGDAVRCFDKQYEHKGRCCNRCQPGEKLISECSGTEDSVCAPCESGHYQQSWTKERHCAPHDICDDNTGLIMKTQGNATHNTVCQCQAGMHCSDTSCQTCVENPPCQRGFGFVAAKAMARMSSPCEPCPEGTFSNVSSKTEPCHPWSSCEEKGLVVKLKGTNTSDVICESGRRSSLSVLIPIMAAVVTCIVGISIYCLVLTDSRRRVQKQVEVGKPGENLEAQQPMEMGEDAFPVQETLLGGQPVAQEDGKESRISEQERL; this comes from the exons ATGAACCGGCTCGGGGTGCTGGGGCTCGTCGGCGCCGTGCTGCTGGGG TGCTGGGAGCCTGGCGATGCCGTAAGATGCTTTGATAAGCAGTACGAACACAAGGGCAGGTGCTGCAACCGGTGTCAGCCAG GGGAAAAGCTGATCTCTGAATGCAGTGGCACAGAAGACTCTGTCTGCGCACCCTGTGAGAGTGGACACTATCAGCAGAGCTGGACCAAGGAGAGGCACTGTGCCCCCCATGATATCTGTGATGACA ACACTGGCCTCATCATGAAGACACAAGGAAATGCAACACACAACACAGTGTGCCAGTGCCAGGCTGGCATGCACTGCTCTGACACTAGCTGCCAGACCTGCGTGGAGAACCCTCCTTGCCAGCGCGGCTTTGGCTTTGTGGCAG ccaAAGCCATGGCCCGGATGTCATCCCCCTGCGAGCCCTGCCCAGAAGGCACCTTCTCCAATGTCTCCTCTAAAACTGAGCCGTGCCATCCCTGGTCAAG ttgTGAGGAAAAGGGACTGGTGGTGAAGCTGAAAGGGACGAACACTTCAGATGTGATATGTG AGTCGGGCAGGCGCTCCTCACTTTCAGTGCTGATCCCCATCATGGCCGCAGTTGTCACGTGCATTGTAGGCATCTCCATCTACTGCCTGGTCCTCACAG ATTCCAGGAGACGGGTGCAGAAGCAG GTGGAGGTTGGGAAACCCGGAGAGAACCTGGAGGCCCAGCAGCCCATGGAGATGGGGGAGGATGCCTTCCCTGTGCAGGAGACCCTGCTCGGGGGCCAGCCTGTGGCCCAGGAGGATGGCAAGGAGAGCCGCATCTCGGAGCAGGAGAGGCTGTGA
- the NCOA5 gene encoding nuclear receptor coactivator 5 isoform X1 — MARGRKSNSIKQSDFTNSTNPQDLERRLFVGNLPTDHMTREEMEEIFSKYGKIRALSMYHGYGFVQYDRLEDVQAALDGEKGRLYKGYRLDINKAVERRNMNKASSRSSPARREPYTYGDGRDARRDRSPLRGSPRRDPRDGRDGRNGRDSRDTRDIRARDMRDARDHRDPRDLRDPRDIRDPRDLRDPRDVRDLRDPREPLYDRYRDPRDMRNPRDVRDPRDMRDPRDPLYRRDEAYDRYLRLEDYYRRKDDSYYDRYKEHFDRAPVNSEDRVKREERRREELYRQYYEEIKRRFDAERPVDCSVIVVNKQTKEYAESVGRKVRDLGMVVDLIFLNTEMSLTQALDDVSRGGSPFAIVITQQHQVHCSCTVNIMFGTPQEHRNMPQADAMVLVARNYKRYKTESREKEREEIARQAAKMADEAVLQERERPPPTEEGVRGGHPPGIQTLLNLLADNRYLTAEETDKVINYLRDRKERLLRGNTDSLQAPMARQSLGAPSGSSLGSQSSLPSSQAHQGSQPLVSAPSVPVSSSNPQQELQAKILSLFNSGAAAAAAAVANSSSAASAGTSGGTPNQNFANMASSQARSAQMSAGNLNQAQQRLQSPSAQLPAVQGPSRNAGPRPGAPPQAQSLYGQHQNRLPVPGNVPAQRPVSSGINFDNPSVQKALDTLIQSGPALSHLVSQTVAQGRAGSSAQQPMGSYQRHY, encoded by the exons ATGGCTCGAGGACGCAAGAGCAATAGCATCAAACAGAGCGACTTCACTAACAGCACCAATCCTCAGGATTTAGAGAGAAGACTTTTTGTCGGCAATTTGCCCACAGACCATATGACTCGtgaagaaatggaagagatattttcaaaatatggcAAAATCAGGG CCCTCAGCATGTACCATGGCTATGGGTTCGTGCAGTATGACCGTCTAGAAGATGTCCAGGCCGCTCTGGACGGTGAGAAGGGTCGCCTTTATAAAGGGTATAGATTAG ATATTAATAAAGcagtggaaagaagaaatatgaataAGGCTTCATCAAGGTCCAGTCCGGCACGAAG AGAGCCATACACTTACGGGGATGGCCGAGATGCCAGACGTGACCGCTCCCCGCTTCGGGGGAGCCCACGGAGAGACCCCAGAGATGGCAGGGATGGTAGAAATGGGCGAGATTCCAGAGACACTCGAGACATTCGAGCCAGAGACATGCGTGATGCCAGAGATCACAGGGACCCACGGGACCTGCGAGACCCACGGGATATCAGGGATCCAAGAGACTTGCGGGACCCCCGTGATGTTAGAGATCTTCGTGACCCACGGGAGCCGCTGTATGATCGATACAGGGATCCACGGGATATGAGAAATCCACGAGATGTGAGGGATCCACGGGATATGAGAGATCCACGGGACCCTTTGTACAG ACGAGATGAAGCTTATGACCGTTACCTTCGCCTGGAAGACTACTATCGGCGGAAGGATGACTCTTACTATGACCGTTATAAAGAGCATTTTGATAGAGCACCGGTGAATTCAGAAG ACCGTGTGAAGCGCGAGGAGCGGCGCCGAGAGGAGCTGTACCGTCAGTACTATGAGGAAATCAAGAGACGTTTTGATGCAGAGAGACCTGTGGATTGTTCTGTGATAGTGGTGAATAAACAGACAAA GGAGTACGCGGAGTCAGTGGGGCGGAAGGTGCGGGATCTGGGCATGGTAGTGGACCTGATCTTCCTCAACACAGAGATGTCACTGACGCAAGCCCTGGACGATGTGAGCAGAGGAGGGTCTCCTTTTGCCATTGTCATCACCCAGCAGCATCAAGTTCACTGCTCTTGCACTGTTAACATCATGTTTGGCACCCCACAAG AACACCGCAACATGCCCCAGGCTGATGCCATGGTGCTGGTGGCAAGGAATTACAAGCGCTACAAAACTGAGTCACGGGAGAAGGAGCGCGAGGAAATTGCCCGGCAGGCTGCCAAGATGGCAGATGAAGCTGTTCTGCAGGAGCGGGAGCGCCCACCCCCCACGGAGGAGGGTGTCAGAGGAGGTCACCCTCCAGGGATTCAGACTCTCTTGAACCTGCTGGCAGACAATCGCTATCTGACGGCTGAGGAGACTGATAAAGTAATTAATTACTTGAGAGACCGGAAGGAGCGGTTACTGAGGGGAAACACTGATTCTCTGCAGG cACCCATGGCAAGACAGTCTTTGGGGGCACCTTCAGGATCATCTCTGGGTAGTCAGTCCAGCCTTCCAAGCTCTCAGGCTCATCAGGGTTCACAGCCTCTGGTCTCTGCTCCTTCTGTTCCAGTGTCCTCTTCTAATCCTCAGCAGGAGCTTCAAGCAAAAATCCTCAGCCTCTTCAATAgcggggcagcagcagcagcagctgctgtagcaaacagcagttctgcagcCTCTGCGGGCACTTCAGGTGGCACTCCAAACCAGAACTTTGCTAACATGGCTAGCAGTCAGGCCCGGTCAGCACAGATGAGTGCTGGAAATTTAAACCAGGCTCAACAGAGATTGCAGTCTCCAAGCGCGCAGCTTCCTGCTGTCCAAGGTCCTTCAAGAAATGCAGGTCCAAGACCTGGAGCACCTCCACAAGCTCAGTCGCTCTATGGTCAGCACCAAAATCGCCTCCCTGTGCCTGGCAACGTACCTGCTCAAAGGCCAGTATCTTCTGGTATCAACTTTGACAACCCCAGTGTACAGAAAGCTTTGGACACCCTTATCCAGAGTGGTCCTGCACTCTCCCACCTAGTGAGCCAAACCGTGGCCCAGGGGCGAGCAGGGTCCTCAGCCCAGCAACCTATGGGTTCCTACCAACGACACTATTAA
- the NCOA5 gene encoding nuclear receptor coactivator 5 isoform X2 — protein sequence MNKASSRSSPARREPYTYGDGRDARRDRSPLRGSPRRDPRDGRDGRNGRDSRDTRDIRARDMRDARDHRDPRDLRDPRDIRDPRDLRDPRDVRDLRDPREPLYDRYRDPRDMRNPRDVRDPRDMRDPRDPLYRRDEAYDRYLRLEDYYRRKDDSYYDRYKEHFDRAPVNSEDRVKREERRREELYRQYYEEIKRRFDAERPVDCSVIVVNKQTKEYAESVGRKVRDLGMVVDLIFLNTEMSLTQALDDVSRGGSPFAIVITQQHQVHCSCTVNIMFGTPQEHRNMPQADAMVLVARNYKRYKTESREKEREEIARQAAKMADEAVLQERERPPPTEEGVRGGHPPGIQTLLNLLADNRYLTAEETDKVINYLRDRKERLLRGNTDSLQAPMARQSLGAPSGSSLGSQSSLPSSQAHQGSQPLVSAPSVPVSSSNPQQELQAKILSLFNSGAAAAAAAVANSSSAASAGTSGGTPNQNFANMASSQARSAQMSAGNLNQAQQRLQSPSAQLPAVQGPSRNAGPRPGAPPQAQSLYGQHQNRLPVPGNVPAQRPVSSGINFDNPSVQKALDTLIQSGPALSHLVSQTVAQGRAGSSAQQPMGSYQRHY from the exons atgaataAGGCTTCATCAAGGTCCAGTCCGGCACGAAG AGAGCCATACACTTACGGGGATGGCCGAGATGCCAGACGTGACCGCTCCCCGCTTCGGGGGAGCCCACGGAGAGACCCCAGAGATGGCAGGGATGGTAGAAATGGGCGAGATTCCAGAGACACTCGAGACATTCGAGCCAGAGACATGCGTGATGCCAGAGATCACAGGGACCCACGGGACCTGCGAGACCCACGGGATATCAGGGATCCAAGAGACTTGCGGGACCCCCGTGATGTTAGAGATCTTCGTGACCCACGGGAGCCGCTGTATGATCGATACAGGGATCCACGGGATATGAGAAATCCACGAGATGTGAGGGATCCACGGGATATGAGAGATCCACGGGACCCTTTGTACAG ACGAGATGAAGCTTATGACCGTTACCTTCGCCTGGAAGACTACTATCGGCGGAAGGATGACTCTTACTATGACCGTTATAAAGAGCATTTTGATAGAGCACCGGTGAATTCAGAAG ACCGTGTGAAGCGCGAGGAGCGGCGCCGAGAGGAGCTGTACCGTCAGTACTATGAGGAAATCAAGAGACGTTTTGATGCAGAGAGACCTGTGGATTGTTCTGTGATAGTGGTGAATAAACAGACAAA GGAGTACGCGGAGTCAGTGGGGCGGAAGGTGCGGGATCTGGGCATGGTAGTGGACCTGATCTTCCTCAACACAGAGATGTCACTGACGCAAGCCCTGGACGATGTGAGCAGAGGAGGGTCTCCTTTTGCCATTGTCATCACCCAGCAGCATCAAGTTCACTGCTCTTGCACTGTTAACATCATGTTTGGCACCCCACAAG AACACCGCAACATGCCCCAGGCTGATGCCATGGTGCTGGTGGCAAGGAATTACAAGCGCTACAAAACTGAGTCACGGGAGAAGGAGCGCGAGGAAATTGCCCGGCAGGCTGCCAAGATGGCAGATGAAGCTGTTCTGCAGGAGCGGGAGCGCCCACCCCCCACGGAGGAGGGTGTCAGAGGAGGTCACCCTCCAGGGATTCAGACTCTCTTGAACCTGCTGGCAGACAATCGCTATCTGACGGCTGAGGAGACTGATAAAGTAATTAATTACTTGAGAGACCGGAAGGAGCGGTTACTGAGGGGAAACACTGATTCTCTGCAGG cACCCATGGCAAGACAGTCTTTGGGGGCACCTTCAGGATCATCTCTGGGTAGTCAGTCCAGCCTTCCAAGCTCTCAGGCTCATCAGGGTTCACAGCCTCTGGTCTCTGCTCCTTCTGTTCCAGTGTCCTCTTCTAATCCTCAGCAGGAGCTTCAAGCAAAAATCCTCAGCCTCTTCAATAgcggggcagcagcagcagcagctgctgtagcaaacagcagttctgcagcCTCTGCGGGCACTTCAGGTGGCACTCCAAACCAGAACTTTGCTAACATGGCTAGCAGTCAGGCCCGGTCAGCACAGATGAGTGCTGGAAATTTAAACCAGGCTCAACAGAGATTGCAGTCTCCAAGCGCGCAGCTTCCTGCTGTCCAAGGTCCTTCAAGAAATGCAGGTCCAAGACCTGGAGCACCTCCACAAGCTCAGTCGCTCTATGGTCAGCACCAAAATCGCCTCCCTGTGCCTGGCAACGTACCTGCTCAAAGGCCAGTATCTTCTGGTATCAACTTTGACAACCCCAGTGTACAGAAAGCTTTGGACACCCTTATCCAGAGTGGTCCTGCACTCTCCCACCTAGTGAGCCAAACCGTGGCCCAGGGGCGAGCAGGGTCCTCAGCCCAGCAACCTATGGGTTCCTACCAACGACACTATTAA
- the NCOA5 gene encoding nuclear receptor coactivator 5 isoform X3, whose translation MRDARDHRDPRDLRDPRDIRDPRDLRDPRDVRDLRDPREPLYDRYRDPRDMRNPRDVRDPRDMRDPRDPLYRRDEAYDRYLRLEDYYRRKDDSYYDRYKEHFDRAPVNSEDRVKREERRREELYRQYYEEIKRRFDAERPVDCSVIVVNKQTKEYAESVGRKVRDLGMVVDLIFLNTEMSLTQALDDVSRGGSPFAIVITQQHQVHCSCTVNIMFGTPQEHRNMPQADAMVLVARNYKRYKTESREKEREEIARQAAKMADEAVLQERERPPPTEEGVRGGHPPGIQTLLNLLADNRYLTAEETDKVINYLRDRKERLLRGNTDSLQAPMARQSLGAPSGSSLGSQSSLPSSQAHQGSQPLVSAPSVPVSSSNPQQELQAKILSLFNSGAAAAAAAVANSSSAASAGTSGGTPNQNFANMASSQARSAQMSAGNLNQAQQRLQSPSAQLPAVQGPSRNAGPRPGAPPQAQSLYGQHQNRLPVPGNVPAQRPVSSGINFDNPSVQKALDTLIQSGPALSHLVSQTVAQGRAGSSAQQPMGSYQRHY comes from the exons ATGCGTGATGCCAGAGATCACAGGGACCCACGGGACCTGCGAGACCCACGGGATATCAGGGATCCAAGAGACTTGCGGGACCCCCGTGATGTTAGAGATCTTCGTGACCCACGGGAGCCGCTGTATGATCGATACAGGGATCCACGGGATATGAGAAATCCACGAGATGTGAGGGATCCACGGGATATGAGAGATCCACGGGACCCTTTGTACAG ACGAGATGAAGCTTATGACCGTTACCTTCGCCTGGAAGACTACTATCGGCGGAAGGATGACTCTTACTATGACCGTTATAAAGAGCATTTTGATAGAGCACCGGTGAATTCAGAAG ACCGTGTGAAGCGCGAGGAGCGGCGCCGAGAGGAGCTGTACCGTCAGTACTATGAGGAAATCAAGAGACGTTTTGATGCAGAGAGACCTGTGGATTGTTCTGTGATAGTGGTGAATAAACAGACAAA GGAGTACGCGGAGTCAGTGGGGCGGAAGGTGCGGGATCTGGGCATGGTAGTGGACCTGATCTTCCTCAACACAGAGATGTCACTGACGCAAGCCCTGGACGATGTGAGCAGAGGAGGGTCTCCTTTTGCCATTGTCATCACCCAGCAGCATCAAGTTCACTGCTCTTGCACTGTTAACATCATGTTTGGCACCCCACAAG AACACCGCAACATGCCCCAGGCTGATGCCATGGTGCTGGTGGCAAGGAATTACAAGCGCTACAAAACTGAGTCACGGGAGAAGGAGCGCGAGGAAATTGCCCGGCAGGCTGCCAAGATGGCAGATGAAGCTGTTCTGCAGGAGCGGGAGCGCCCACCCCCCACGGAGGAGGGTGTCAGAGGAGGTCACCCTCCAGGGATTCAGACTCTCTTGAACCTGCTGGCAGACAATCGCTATCTGACGGCTGAGGAGACTGATAAAGTAATTAATTACTTGAGAGACCGGAAGGAGCGGTTACTGAGGGGAAACACTGATTCTCTGCAGG cACCCATGGCAAGACAGTCTTTGGGGGCACCTTCAGGATCATCTCTGGGTAGTCAGTCCAGCCTTCCAAGCTCTCAGGCTCATCAGGGTTCACAGCCTCTGGTCTCTGCTCCTTCTGTTCCAGTGTCCTCTTCTAATCCTCAGCAGGAGCTTCAAGCAAAAATCCTCAGCCTCTTCAATAgcggggcagcagcagcagcagctgctgtagcaaacagcagttctgcagcCTCTGCGGGCACTTCAGGTGGCACTCCAAACCAGAACTTTGCTAACATGGCTAGCAGTCAGGCCCGGTCAGCACAGATGAGTGCTGGAAATTTAAACCAGGCTCAACAGAGATTGCAGTCTCCAAGCGCGCAGCTTCCTGCTGTCCAAGGTCCTTCAAGAAATGCAGGTCCAAGACCTGGAGCACCTCCACAAGCTCAGTCGCTCTATGGTCAGCACCAAAATCGCCTCCCTGTGCCTGGCAACGTACCTGCTCAAAGGCCAGTATCTTCTGGTATCAACTTTGACAACCCCAGTGTACAGAAAGCTTTGGACACCCTTATCCAGAGTGGTCCTGCACTCTCCCACCTAGTGAGCCAAACCGTGGCCCAGGGGCGAGCAGGGTCCTCAGCCCAGCAACCTATGGGTTCCTACCAACGACACTATTAA